The following are from one region of the Magallana gigas chromosome 6, xbMagGiga1.1, whole genome shotgun sequence genome:
- the LOC105329186 gene encoding aarF domain-containing protein kinase 1: MVFKRLWKITKYGGLLGAVGTTGYLLQKNDWDVSTIGVVRFGRAAWAAVRLVADYKINLRGVNYDSPEYQKLKSEIHLRSALQLRDMCCMNGGAFIKVGQHVGSLEYLLPKEYVETMKVLHNKAPQSNVDELKGVFEEDLKMKVEDVFDSFEKEPLGAASLAQVHKATLKDGTVVAVKIQHPQVKSHSFVDIKTMELLVHCIAWVFPGFQYMWLAEETKRNLPLELDFLHEGRNCERVERLFKHFSFLKVPKIHWDLSSERVLTMEFCEGGKVDDKAYMEKHGINVNEVTKNLGKLYSEMIFVQGYVHCDPHPGNVLVNKTDEGTQIVLLDHGLYQSLTDTFRVSYSKLWMSLINADLEGIKKYATELNCGDMYGLFACMITARSWNAITSGIDKTEITQSESNEIKDNAANYLIQISEILNKIPREMLLILKTNDVLRGIEYALNIQPNATSFLNMSRCCVRAVGEDQYRQCHSWTNRMRVQFATSWQLFKISVYELCLWIQLMYSWLFRYKLPS; encoded by the exons ATGGTGTTTAAACGACTGTGGAAGATAACAAAATATGGAGGACTGTTAGGAGCTGTGGGTACAACTGGCTATCTCCTGCAGAAGAATGACTGGGACGTGTCAACCATAGGTGTGGTCCGATTTGGTCGAGCAGCATGGGCA GCAGTGAGGCTTGTTGCAGATTACAAGATTAACCTCCGAGGCGTGAATTATGATTCTCCAGAGTATCAAAAACTAAAATCTGAG ATTCACTTGCGGTCAGCATTGCAATTGAGAGATATGTGCTGTATGAATGGTGGAGCTTTTATCAAAGTAGGACAGCATGTTGGGTCCTTGGAGTACTTGCTTCCAAAGGAATATGTGGAGACTATGAAGGTTTTGCATAATAAAGCACCACAGTCCAACGTAGATGAACTGAAAGGTGTTTTTGaggaagatttgaaaatgaAG GTGGAAGATGTTTTTGATAGTTTTGAGAAGGAGCCACTTGGAGCTGCCTCGCTGGCCCAGGTTCACAAGGCAACACTCAAAGATGGAACAGTGGTGGCTGTCAAAATACAACACCCACAAGTCAAAAGCCATTCCTTTGTGGACATAAAAACTATGGAG CTTTTGGTTCACTGCATTGCCTGGGTTTTCCCAGGTTTCCAGTATATGTGGCTTGCTGAAGAAACAAAGAGGAATCTTCCACTAGAGCTTGACTTTCTCCACGAGGGGAGAAACTGTGAGAGGGTTGAGAGACTTTTTAAACACTTTAGCTTCCTGAAAGTTCCCAAGATTCATTGGGATCTGTCCTCGGAGAGGGTGCTGACCATGGAATTCTGTGAGGGAGGAAAAGTGGATGACAAAGCGTATATGGAGAAACATGGAATAAATGTCAATGAG GTCACAAAGAACTTGGGGAAGCTGTACAGCGAGATGATATTTGTCCAGGGCTATGTTCATTGTGACCCCCATCCCGGCAACGTCCTGGTCAACAAAACTGATGAGGGAACTCAAATAGTCCTTCTGGATCATGGATTGTATCAG TCATTGACCGATACATTTCGTGTCAGCTACAGTAAGCTGTGGATGTCTCTTATCAATGCAGACCTAGAGGGCATTAAAAAGTATGCCACAGAGCTGAACTGTGGCGACATGTATGGACTGTTTGCATGCATGATAACGGCTCGCTCATGGAATGCTATCACCAGTGGAATAGACAAGACAGAGATTACACAATCTGAG AGTAATGAAATCAAAGACAATGCTGCCAACTACCTAATACAAATATCTGAAATACTCAACAAGATTCCTAGAGAAATGCTTCTTATTCTCAAGACCAATGATGTTCTACGTGGGATCGAGTATGCATTGAACATTCAACCAAATGCCACATCTTTCCTCAACATGTCAAGGTGCTGTGTTCGCGCGGTTGGAGAGGACCAATACAGACAGTGTCATTCCTGGACCAATCGAATGAGAGTTCAGTTTGCTACCTCATGGCAGCTATTCAAAATCAGTGTCTATGAATTATGTCTGTGGATACAGCTGATGTACTCTTGGTTGTTTAGGTACAAGTTACCAAGTTAA